Proteins from a genomic interval of Lolium perenne isolate Kyuss_39 chromosome 1, Kyuss_2.0, whole genome shotgun sequence:
- the LOC127307466 gene encoding 65-kDa microtubule-associated protein 4: protein MRNPNSPPASPPPASPRRRTPPPPPRRTPPPPPRRDGPLDSSDAERRYPRRSTRAALTPKQLGRALALAPPPPQSQPSQSSSAARRYPLRSTRPTLLRGRNLTAPTSPPPSIARTSPRPSAAPTSPPPLPAPTPPPPPSKSPLDAAHEQWSYATISEENDKVIKINMEELHTVLDTLGVSVAERHKVTNNVLKKCLVAYKGALEYEKNRCSSMAEAISDLEAEYRELCSVLGEKDVLLEERMQSASLSQIHQSLTASLRRLNVFKKQRLENLQRMQAKVMDLWDHMGVTLDQQKEYRYIMRNNVASLAEVTQKDALSAALLTKIQSELAILEGQLIEKVAKRFAVLAANLRQTHLSDDEDYKINFTMIDVRAGSMDMFGAADKLEELVVKSAKDILLRESIVSRAEIVLRHVKEGSSLHTRETVENLINRVKAWEAKNERKFFYDKERLIATLHKLKEGNDHHFSDATNVSPGEKQSSAPLETAESPTWSDSLPEFSDNRESDQESDPDFSASESEEE from the exons ATGCGAAACCCGAATTCGCCACCGGCGTCGCCGCCACCGGCGTCGCCGCGTCGGCGGACGCCTCCGCCCCCGCCACGGCGGACGCCTCCGCCCCCGCCACGGCGTGATGGACCGCTGGATTCCTCCGACGCTGAGAGAAGGTACCCTCGGCGATCGACACGGGCGGCTCTTACGCCGAAGCAGCTGGGGCGAGCCCTAGCGCTGGCACCGCCGCCGCCCCAGTCCCAGCCCTCCCAATCTTCTAGCGCGGCGAGGAGGTACCCGCTGCGGTCGACCCGGCCGACACTTCTGCGGGGCCGAAACCTAACTGCACCGACATCCCCTCCGCCGTCCATAGCACGGACATCCCCTCGTCCGTCGGCAGCACCGACATCCCCTCCTCCGTTGCCAGCACCGACACCCCCTCCGCCTCCTTCCAAGTCCCCATTGGACGCTGCGCATGAACAAT GGAGTTACGCGACAATATCTGAAGAAAATGACAAAGTCATCAAAATTAATATGGAGGAGCTTCAT ACTGTTTTAGATACACTGGGAGTTTCGGTTGCAGAGAGACACAAAGTAACCAACAATGTCTTGAAAAAATGCTTGGTCGCCTACAAGGGAGCCCTGGAATATGAGAAGAACCGATGTTCCAGTATGGCCGAAGCGATCTCTGATTTGGAAGCTGAATACCGTGAACTATGCAGTGTGCTAGGGGAGAAGGATGTATTATTAGAAGAACGCATG CAGTCTGCTAGTCTATCTCAAATTCATCAGTCACTTACAGCAAGTTTGAGGAGGCTCAATGTATTCAAGAAGCAGCGACTGGAAAAT CTACAGCGCATGCAAGCTAAGGTAATGGATCTATGGGATCACATGGGAGTAACATTAGACCAGCAAAAGGAATATCGCTATATCATGCGCAACAATGTCGCATCCTTGGCTGAAGTCACTCAGAAAGATGCTCTCTCTGCAGCTCTGTTAACTAAG ATTCAGTCAGAGCTTGCAATATTGGAAGGTCAATTGATTGAAAAGGTTGCCAAGAGATTTGCAGTGTTGGCTGCCAATTTGCGCCAAACGCatttgtccgatgatgaagactACAAAATCAATTTTACAATGATTGACGTGCGGGCTGGAAGCATGGATATGTTTGGTGCAGCTGATAAGCTTGAAGAATTGGTAGTGAAGTCTGCTAAAGATATTTTGCTGAGGGAAAGCATTGTTAGTCGGGCAGAAATTGTGTTGAGACATGTAAAAGAAGGAAGTAGCTTACACACTCGAG AAACAGTTGAGAATTTAATCAACAGAGTTAAGGCCTGGGAAGCCAAGAATGAAAGAAAATTCTTCTATGATAAG GAACGCCTCATTGCTACACTGCATAAGCTGAAGGAAGGAAATGACCATCATTTTTCTGATGCAACCAATGTTAGCCCAG